GGTGACGGTCGGATAGTCCTTGGCCAGCGCCGCGCCCGAGAAGGCGACGCCAAGCCCGACACTCATTGCCGCCGCCAACAGCCCGGGACTCGCCCTGAGCGGCTTGGCAGACGGAGCTTTTAACACATTCATTATGTATACCTCCTGCTTGCTGGTTTGAAAACTGCCCGGGAATCTCACATCAGATGCGGCGTGAGAATTCCGGGCAAAGTGCCCCTTTTGGTGGATCCCAGAATGGTTTCGACCACCTCGCCCTGCGGCGTAATCATGATGGTAAACGGCAGTCCGACGACCTTGTTACCCATCTTTTTCGACAATTCCAGCGCCTCGTTACCGCCCACGAGAATCGGATAATCGACGCCATATTGCTCGATGTAATCCTTGACCTTGTCGGCATTATCCACAGCGAGACCTACGACCACCGTATTCTTGTCCTTGAACTGATTGTAGAGCTTGTTCAGCTCCGGCACCTCGTGCTGGCAGGACTTGCACCAGGTCGCCCAGAAATTCAGCACCAGATACTGGCCCTTCCATTTCGAGAGCGACTGCATCTGGCTCCAGTCTTCAAGTTTATGAAAACTTGCATCGAACACCGCCGCGGCCTGCTGGCGAGACGCCGACGGCTGGCCGCTGGTGTTTTTCTCACCATCCGCCGGCGTGCTGTTAGTGGACGTTTCCGGATCGCAGCCCTGTGCGAGCAACAGGATCGTCCCCGTCCAGACAAAGACTAGAGCGAGACGGGCACTGCTTGAGGTTTGATGACGATTCATGCCGAATATTTGGGCCTCGATAAATACTATACCGTAACTACTATATACCGTACTTTTCGTGGAATTGGATGTGACCCATGAAAATCAGTGCATGCCGCGTCGCGCAAAAAACTAACGATAACTTGAGGCGCGGCCGCGCTGGCATGGTTTCGAGCACATTGAAGTATACCGGCGATGGCTAAACGCCGGCGTCCTCGAGCGCGCGCACCGATCGTCGAGGAGTACGCGCGACTTGCGGCAGACTACGAGCAGAAATGGTCCGTCTATATCGAGGCGACGACTGAACAGACGCTGGCGCGCCTGCAGCTGCGCCCGGACGACCGGGTGCTCGACATCGGCTGCGGCACGGGCGCATTGCTCGATCGCCTCACTCGGGCTCACCCGCTGGCGCGGCTGGCCGGCGTCGATCCCGTGCCGGAGATGCTCAGCGTTGCCCGGCGCCGGCTTGCAGAGTCGGTCGAGCTGCGCGAAGGCTGGGCGGAGCGGCTACCCTTCGAAGCGCAACAATTCGATGTCGTCGTCTCGTGCAACGCATTTCACTACATCCGGCAGCCCGTCGAGGCGTTGCGCGAGATGGATCGCGTGCTGCGCCCGGGCGGCCGGCTCATCATCACCGACTGGTGCGACGACTATCTCGCGTGCCGCCTCTGCGACCTGTACCTGCGCTGGTTCAGCCGCGCGCATTTCAAGACCTACGGGGCGCGGGAATGCGCGCGACTTCTGGAGGAAAACGGGCACGCTCACGTGGACATCGAGCGCTACAAGATCAACTGGCTGTGGGGGTTGATGACGGCTAGCGCGACAAAGGATGCCGTCTGATGCGACGTGGTACGTGAGCAGCCGCCCCGTGCTTCTCGTCGTCGGGTGCGACACGGACTCCGTGTTACACTGACCCTGTGCACTACTTCAACAGACTGGCTGAGACAAGATGCGAAATGTAACGGTAGCTTTGGATGATACCGTCGCCGACTGGGCACGGGTCTGGGCGGCGCGACACCATACCAGTGTCTCGCGCATGTTGGGCGAGTTGCTGGCTGAGAAAATGGCGCATGAAGAGCGATACATGGTCGCAATGGAGGAATTTCTTGCCGTTACACCCGTGAAGCTGCCGAAAACAAAAATCGCCGATCGGCCTTATCCGCAGCGAGATGCGCTGCATGAACGCTAAGGTGTTCGTCGACACCAATATTTAGCTATACGCTCGCGACTCAGGGGAGCGGAAGAAACAGCCGATCGCGCAAGCGTGGTTATCGGCGCTCTGGCGACAGCGCGATACGCCGTCCATTTTTCCAGCCGGTCGCGCGCATCAGTAGATTCCGATAACACTTCCACGATCATAGTCGGTTCGGTCAGATAAACCGCGTCAGGCGCTACGGGC
The Gammaproteobacteria bacterium genome window above contains:
- a CDS encoding CopG family transcriptional regulator; translated protein: MRNVTVALDDTVADWARVWAARHHTSVSRMLGELLAEKMAHEERYMVAMEEFLAVTPVKLPKTKIADRPYPQRDALHER
- a CDS encoding methyltransferase domain-containing protein, yielding MAKRRRPRARAPIVEEYARLAADYEQKWSVYIEATTEQTLARLQLRPDDRVLDIGCGTGALLDRLTRAHPLARLAGVDPVPEMLSVARRRLAESVELREGWAERLPFEAQQFDVVVSCNAFHYIRQPVEALREMDRVLRPGGRLIITDWCDDYLACRLCDLYLRWFSRAHFKTYGARECARLLEENGHAHVDIERYKINWLWGLMTASATKDAV
- a CDS encoding TlpA family protein disulfide reductase is translated as MNRHQTSSSARLALVFVWTGTILLLAQGCDPETSTNSTPADGEKNTSGQPSASRQQAAAVFDASFHKLEDWSQMQSLSKWKGQYLVLNFWATWCKSCQHEVPELNKLYNQFKDKNTVVVGLAVDNADKVKDYIEQYGVDYPILVGGNEALELSKKMGNKVVGLPFTIMITPQGEVVETILGSTKRGTLPGILTPHLM